The following are from one region of the Silene latifolia isolate original U9 population chromosome 9, ASM4854445v1, whole genome shotgun sequence genome:
- the LOC141599537 gene encoding basic leucine zipper 19-like, whose protein sequence is MIEDNSSNNSRMPSVDDGEFDFTNQELLFGTNMGDVQTGSMDSFFDELLRDAHACTHTHTCNTPGPDLTHTHTCFHVHTKIVPPSSEEKSGNNDDSAESGGQKGNKRGRERGGNREAVRKYRQKKKAHAVSLEDEVVKLRAINQQLLKRLQGQAALEAEVGRLRSLLVDIRGRIEGEIGNFPYQRPVKGGDVYQNIGNASFPGSYMIPCNAECGDQIYCLHHEKAAEGATLNGQGLSGCDLESLNCMASLGSAPSFSCATTNVTSTTIGSSGNARRKR, encoded by the exons ATGATAGAGGATAACAGTAGCAACAATAGCAGAATGCCTTCAGTAGATGATGGAGAATTTGACTTtacaaaccaagagttgcttttCGGTACAAACATGGGTGATGTTCAGACCGGGTCAATGGACAGTTTCTTTGATGAATTATTGCGAGATGCCCATGCTTGCACTCATACCCACACTTGCAACACCCCGGGCCCTGATTTGACCCACACTCACACTTGCTTTCATGTCCATACTAAAATCGTGCCCCCCTCGAGTGAGGAAAAGAGTGGTAATAATGACGATTCTGCTGAATCCGGGGGGCAAAAAGGTAATAAACGGGGCAGGGAGCGGGGAGGGAATAGAGAAGCTGTGCGTAAGTACCGGCAAAAAAAGAAGGCTCATGCTGTCTCCTTGGAGGATGAGGTTGTAAAGTTACGAGCTATAAATCAGCAGTTATTAAAGAGATTGCAGGGTCAAGCTGCATTGGAGGCTGAGGTAGGTAGGCTTAGGAGTCTTCTTGTGGACATTAGAGGAAGAATTGAAGGGGAGATTGGTAATTTCCCATATCAAAGACCGGTCAAGGGTGGTGATGTTTACCAAAACATTGGTAATGCAAGTTTTCCTGGTTCATATATGATTCCCTGCAATGCAGAATGCGGTGATCAGATTTACTGTCTTCATCACGAAAAAGCTGCTGAAGGTGCAACTTTAAATGGTCAAGGTCTAAGTGGATGCGATTTAGAAAGTCTCAATTGCATGGCGAGTCTAGGATCTGCTCCATCATTTAGCTGCGCCACCACAAATGTGACAAGTACCACTATTGGTTCATCGGGCAATGCCCGGAGGAAGAG GTAG